The Heptranchias perlo isolate sHepPer1 chromosome 33, sHepPer1.hap1, whole genome shotgun sequence genome contains a region encoding:
- the LOC137301544 gene encoding uncharacterized protein encodes MKSRLRTEDTIQRVVWHYHRAKWDRFRKDLAAQNWASMMRCGPSAAELYSSTICNLMARHIPHSTITNKPGNQPWFNEECRRASQEQHQAYLKIRCQPGEAATQDYMHAKQRKQHAIDRAKRFHNQRIRSKLCSPATSSREWWWTIKQLMGAGGSANIPILNDGGVQHVSAKDKAEAFATIFSQKCRVDDPSRPPADIPTITEARHQPIRFTPRDIKKRPSALDTAKAIGPDNIPAVALKTCAAELAAPLAKLFQYSYNTGIYPTMWKIAEVCPAFCGRDKSNPANYRPISLLSIFSKVMEGVVKSAIKRHLGSVWVPPRPLGSRPQYSLGPNMDKRAEFQR; translated from the coding sequence atgaaatcccgtcttcgcactgaggacaccatccaacgtgttgtgtggcactaccaccgtgctaaatgggatagattcagaaaagatctagcagctcaaaactgggcatccatgatgcgctgtgggccatcagcagcagaattgtattccagcacaatctgtaacctcatggccaggcatattcctcactctaccattaccaacaagccagggaatcaaccctggttcaatgaggagtgtagaagagcatcccaggagcagcaccaggcgtacctaaaaataaggtgccaacctggtgaagctgcaactcaggactacatgcatgctaaacagcggaagcaacatgctatagacagagctaagcgattccacaaccaacggatcagatcaaagctctgcagtcctgccacgtccagtcgtgaatggtggtggacaattaaacaactaatgggagcaggaggctctgcaaacatccccatcctcaatgatggcggagtccagcacgtgagtgcaaaagacaaggctgaagcgtttgcaaccatcttcagccagaagtgccgagtggatgatccatctcggcctcctgccgatatccccaccattacagaagccagacatcagccaattcgattcactccacgtgatatcaagaaacggccgagtgcactggatacagcaaaggctattggccccgacaacatcccagctgtagcgctgaagacttgtgcagcagaactagctgcgcctctagccaagctgttccagtacagctacaacactggcatctacccgacaatgtggaaaattgccgaggtatgtcctgctttttgtggacgggacaaatccaatccggccaattaccgccccatcagtctactctcaatcttcagcaaagtgatggaaggtgtcgtcaaaagtgctatcaagcgacacttgggctcagtttgggttccgccaagaccacttggctccagacctcaatacagccttggtccaaacatggacaaaagagctgaattccagaggtga